TTCCAGACGCACGACCAGCGGCACCTTCAGGCCCACTTCCTTCACGGCCGCAACCACGCCTTCGGCGATGACGTCGCACTTCATGATGCCGCCGAAGATGTTGACCAGGATGCCCTGGACGTTCGGGTCGGCGGTGATGATCTTGAAGGCCGCCGCGACCTTCTCCTTGCCGGCGCCGCCGCCGACGTCGCAGAAGTTGGCCGGTTCCTTGCCGTACAGTTTGATGATGTCCATCGTCGCCATGGCCAGGCCCGCGCCGTTGACCATGCAGCCGATGTTGCCGTCCAGCGAGACATAGGCCAGGTCCCACTTGGAGGCCTCGATCTCCTTGGCGTCTTCTTCCGTTTCGTCGCGCAGGGCCTTGATGTCTTCGTGGCGGAACAGCGCGTTGCCGTCGAAGCTGACCTTGGCGTCCAGAACGCGCAGATGGCCGTCCTTCATGACGATCAGGGGGTTCACCTCCAGCATGTCCATGTCCTTCTCGACGAAGGCCTTGTACAGGGCGGGGAACAGCGACTTGGCGTCCTCGGCGGCGGCGCCCGTCAGGCCGTAGGCGGCGACGATCGCGGCGACGTCGGCGTCGGTCACGCCCGCGCTGGGGTCGATGACGATGTTCTGGATCTTCTCGGGCGTGTCGTGGGCGACGGTTTCGATGTCCATGCCGCCCTCGGTCGAAACGACGAAGGCGATGCGGCCATAGGCGCGGTCGACCAGCAGCGAGCAGTACAGTTCACGATCGATGTCGGCGCCGTCCTCGATATAGAGGCGGTTGACCTGTTTGCCGGCCTCGCCCGTCTGGGCGGTGACCAGGGTGTTGCCCAGCATTTCCTTGGCGTGGGCGACGGCCTCTTCGACCGAGAAGGCCAGGCGCACGCCGCCCTTGGCGTCGGCCGGCAGTTCCTTGAACTTGCCCTTGCCGCGTCCGCCGGCGTGAATCTGCGACTTCACGACATAGAGCGGGCCGGGAAGGGATTTGGCGGCCGCCTCGACCTGATCGACCGACGTCACCGCGACGCCGTCGGCGACGGGGGCGCCGAAGCCCTTGAGAACCTGCTTGGCCTGATATTCGTGAATGTTCATGGAAACCGCCGCAATCTTCGCTGGGGAGAGTTGCGGGGCTTATAAGCCCCGCCCCTTCGCAGGTGCAACAGTATGTGAACGGGGAATTTAGTCGACCCAGTCGCGTTTCAGCGTGCGCGAGGCCCCGATCAGCAGGATGGCGGCCAGCACATAGAAGCCCATGCCGGTGTAGATGGCCCATCTCAGGCTCTCTTCGCCGAAGCGCGGCGCCAACAGGTCGCTCATCCAGCCGAAGTAATAGAAGCCCACCGCGATCCCGAGCAGGTTGTTCACCAGCAGGAACAGGGCCGAGGCGGTCGAACGCATGGCCGCCGGAACCAGATGCTGCACCGCCGCCGTGATCGGACCCAGCCAGGCCAGGTTCAGCCCTGTCGGAAGCAGGAAGATGAAGAAGGCCAGGGTCAGCTGCTGAACGTGACTGCCGCCGCCCGGCAGGACCAGTCCGATCAGCCACGGCGAGTTCATCGCCAGGATGAAACAGGGCGCCGAGATCAGAAAGGCGATGGCGGGCGTCAGCGGATAGGCGCCCTTGCCCTTTTTCGACAGCTTGTCGGCGATCGTGCCGCCCAGCCAGATGCCCAAAAGGCCGCCGATCAGGGCGATGCCGGCGTAATAGACGCTGGTCTGTTTCAAGGTCAGGTCGAAGCTGCGCATGAAGAACAGCGGCAGCCAACCGGCGACGCCGTAACCGCACACCGACGACGAAGCGGCGCCCAGGGCCAGCAGCCAGAAGCTGGGTTTCCTGATCACCACCGAGGCCGTGCGCCGCGCGATCGTCAGCGACACGCCGATCACCACCGCCAGCAAGCCGCCGAAGCCCAGCACCAGCGGATTGCCCAGCGACGTCCCCATCAGCCAGCTCAGACCGGCCAGGATCAGCAGGCCGACGCCCAAGCCCAGCATGATCTGGGCGGCGATCTTGCCGGCTCGGTCCGCGCCAAGAGGCGCAGCGGCGGTGTCCGGCGCGGGGGCCGCGACCTGGGCCTCGGTCCTGACCGCATCCATTCCGCCGCGTTTGGGATCGCGCACCGTCAGGCGAAGCAGCGGCGCGACCAGCAGGCCCAGCAGGCCGACCACCACGAAGGCCGTGCGCCAGCCATACGTCGCCGCCAGCAGCCCGCCGACCAGGGTGCCCGCCGCCATGCCCAGCGGAATGCCGAAGGCGAAGGCCGCCATGGCCCGCGCCCGCTGATGCGGCGGGAAATAGTCGGCGATCAGCGAATAGGCCGGGGCCACCCCGCCCGCCTCGCCCACGCCCACGCCCATCCGGCACAGGAACAGCTGCCCGAACGATCCCGCCATGCCGCACAGGGCGGTGAAGCCCGACCAGACGGCCAGCGCCCCGGTCATGATCCAGACCCGGCTGAACCGATCCGCCATCCAGGCCAGAGGAATGGCCAGTGTCGAATAGACCGAGGCGAAGGCGATGCCGCCCAACAGGCCGAACTGGCTGTCGGACATGCCGAACTCAGCCTTCAGCGGCGCGGCCAGGATGCCGATGATCTGCCGATCCAGGAAGTTCAGCATGTAGATCAGGATCAGCACCGCCAGCACATAGTAGCGATAGCCGGGGCGTTCGTGGCGCGCCCCGCCCTCGACGGGATCGTCCTGAGCCGCCAGCGTCTCCGTCGTCATCGCGTTTCCCCCTCGGCGTCTTTTTGTCGGAGCGAGCCTAGCCGCAAGCCTGCCCCCTGCAAAGCAAAGGGCGACGGCCGCAAGACCGCCGCCCTCGTTCAGGCGTTCAGATCGCGATCAGAACTTCAGGCCCAGGGTCGCCGTGACCGTGCGCGGCGGGCCGTAGAAGCCGATGATCGAATCTCCGGTCAGCGCGCCGGGGAAGCTGTAGCCGCCGACACGGTAGCGTTCGTCGCCCAGGTTCTTGCCGTGCACGCCGAAGGTCAGTCGGTCGTTGGACGAGGTCCAGACGATACTGGCGTCATACATCCAGTAGGCCCCCTGATCGAGCAGGGGCGAGGGCGTCTCGAACTGCTGATAGGCGCCGCGATAGGCGACCGACGGAATGAAGGCGATCGACGAACCGTTGGCCATGAACCAGTTGTAGGTCGCCCCGATCGAGCCGGTCCATTCCGGCGTGTTCTGGAAGTGGCGCTGCGACGACACGTCGACGACGCACCCCGGCAGGGTGGGGCAGGAGGTATTGCCCGAAGCGGTCGGGATATAGGCCAGGAACTGGTCGAACTTGGCGTCGATATAGCTGAGCGAGGCGTTCAGCGTCAGGGCGCTGGTCGGACGGAAACGCCCTTCGAACTCCCAGCCGCGGATCGAGGACGAACCGACATTGTCCACCACCGAGGCGACGGTGGCGCCGGCGGGGTATTGGGTCGTGATCTGCTGGTCTTCATAGCTGGAGTCGAAGATCGCCGTGGCGAAG
Above is a genomic segment from Candidatus Brevundimonas colombiensis containing:
- the sucC gene encoding ADP-forming succinate--CoA ligase subunit beta is translated as MNIHEYQAKQVLKGFGAPVADGVAVTSVDQVEAAAKSLPGPLYVVKSQIHAGGRGKGKFKELPADAKGGVRLAFSVEEAVAHAKEMLGNTLVTAQTGEAGKQVNRLYIEDGADIDRELYCSLLVDRAYGRIAFVVSTEGGMDIETVAHDTPEKIQNIVIDPSAGVTDADVAAIVAAYGLTGAAAEDAKSLFPALYKAFVEKDMDMLEVNPLIVMKDGHLRVLDAKVSFDGNALFRHEDIKALRDETEEDAKEIEASKWDLAYVSLDGNIGCMVNGAGLAMATMDIIKLYGKEPANFCDVGGGAGKEKVAAAFKIITADPNVQGILVNIFGGIMKCDVIAEGVVAAVKEVGLKVPLVVRLEGTNAELGKKILNESGLTIQAADDLDDAAQKIVKAVG
- a CDS encoding MFS transporter, producing MTTETLAAQDDPVEGGARHERPGYRYYVLAVLILIYMLNFLDRQIIGILAAPLKAEFGMSDSQFGLLGGIAFASVYSTLAIPLAWMADRFSRVWIMTGALAVWSGFTALCGMAGSFGQLFLCRMGVGVGEAGGVAPAYSLIADYFPPHQRARAMAAFAFGIPLGMAAGTLVGGLLAATYGWRTAFVVVGLLGLLVAPLLRLTVRDPKRGGMDAVRTEAQVAAPAPDTAAAPLGADRAGKIAAQIMLGLGVGLLILAGLSWLMGTSLGNPLVLGFGGLLAVVIGVSLTIARRTASVVIRKPSFWLLALGAASSSVCGYGVAGWLPLFFMRSFDLTLKQTSVYYAGIALIGGLLGIWLGGTIADKLSKKGKGAYPLTPAIAFLISAPCFILAMNSPWLIGLVLPGGGSHVQQLTLAFFIFLLPTGLNLAWLGPITAAVQHLVPAAMRSTASALFLLVNNLLGIAVGFYYFGWMSDLLAPRFGEESLRWAIYTGMGFYVLAAILLIGASRTLKRDWVD